A region of the Nodularia sp. LEGE 06071 genome:
TAAATCTGACTTCAACTGACAATTGCTCACTAATTAACGAGATTGAAAAGATTACCTTCCACTACCGCGATCCAAATTTAGGGGATGAAAACAGTGGAATTTTAGACAGTTTATATAATTACTGAAATTTGCAACTTGCTCACTGGCGTTTTTATCGAAACAAAAAAAATGGTTATTCATCTGCCGAATTTAAAAGTCTTGATTTTAAAATTTACTAACTGAAGTAGTAAAATCATAAATTGAATTTACCAGAGCTATATGTTCATCCTTGCTCAGATGGCAATTCTGATAATAATCATCTAAAAAACAGATAATTGCCAAACTTGCAGATTCTAGTTTTGCCCTTTTCCTAGCTGCCCTAATAGCTTGATATAATTCCGGATAAATATGGTTATTGCTAATTCCTATTTGCTCATCAGGCATCCAACACTTAAATGCATAACCTTCAGGCAATGGAATTAATTCAATTAACCAACCATGATATGAATCTTGCCATTTCATTCACAATTCTTCTCTTAGTTCAGTAATTAAGGTTTTTACCTGACTTTTTTATGTGCGAATCAAATTATATAACCTATATATGCAATCACTGTGCAGAATTTGTGCAGAATTTGTGTAGAAAACAAAGGTAACACTTTTTACATATTATCAGCGACCAACTCAAACAGTACTGTAGTGGCGTGGCAAGGCTAAAATGTTGCAATAGCCAGTAGGGTGGGTTAGGACGGTAGTCCGTAACCCACCATTATCCTTCAATTTAAGTGAGGACGGTAGTAACCCACCATTATCCTTCAATTTTTGGGTAATTTATTTTTTGGTGTTCCCTAAGATGTGTACTTCATTTACTTGTAAAGTGCTGTAACTCCTATTTGAGGCGATAACCCAGTCCATGAACTGTTTCAATAAAATTTTCTGGCGCACCTAAAGCTCTCAGCTTTTGTCGGAGACATTTAATATGAGACCTGACAGTTTCCTCAACAGGGGAATCGTCCACAGACCAAACCTGCTCAATAATGCTAGAACGGCTCAACACCCTTCTGCCATTAGCAACCAACAATTCTAAAATTGCGTATTCTTTTGGTGTTAATATCAAAGGGTAACTGTTATAACTAACTTCATAAGTACTGGGGTTAAGGTGCAGTTTTTCCCAAGATAAACTGACTGTACTTGCAGAAGTACCTCGTCTGAGTAAAGCCCTTATCCGAGCCATTAACTCTTCTAAATCAAACGGTTTAGCCACATAATCATCCGCCCCTGCATCCAA
Encoded here:
- a CDS encoding response regulator transcription factor; the protein is MRILVVEDDIQLAEVLTEALSRRQYVVDVAKDGEAAWNSAESMKYDLVLLDVTLPKLDGIRFCQRLRTAGTSHPAHRNCGAPVLMLTARDTVADKIAGLDAGADDYVAKPFDLEELMARIRALLRRGTSASTVSLSWEKLHLNPSTYEVSYNSYPLILTPKEYAILELLVANGRRVLSRSSIIEQVWSVDDSPVEETVRSHIKCLRQKLRALGAPENFIETVHGLGYRLK